The stretch of DNA CGAATGACTCGTCGGGTACAGAAAGGAGGGACGGCGATGTTGGAGCGGTGGAACCCCGTCGCGGAGGCAGAGCGGATGCTGACCGAGATGAACCGGTTGATGTCGGAAGTCTTCGAGCGACCGCTCGTGCGGGCACGACTGGTTGCCTGGCGGCCAGCGACCGATGTCTACGAGACGGGTGATGCGCTGGTCATCCGCTTGGCGGTACCCGGAGCGAGGCCGGAGGACCTGGAGGTCACGGTCGAGCAGAACGTGGTCACGATCCGCGGGCAGTACGGTTACCGGCTGAGCGAGGAGGAAGCAAAGCAAGCGACCTGGTACCGGCGGGAGATCGCGAGCGGTGAGTTCGCTGAGAGCATCACGCTGCCCGTGCCGGTCAACATCGAGGATGCTAAGGCAACGGTCGAGAACGGGATCATCACGCTGACCTTCCCGAAGGCTGAGGAAGCGCGCGTCAAGCGGATCCCGATCCAGGTGGCACGGTGAGTCCCGGGACAGCGGAAGGGAGGGAGGAGCAATGGCACGGGTACGGACCGACGAGGAGATCCATCAGGACGTCCTGGACGAGCTCGATTGGGACCCGGAGGTCGACGCCAAGGACGTTGGCGTGACGGTTCATGACGGCGTGGTCACGCTGACTGGAACCGTCGACAGCTTCTTGAAGAAGTGGGCTGCAGAGCGGGCGGCCTTGCGGGTCGAAGGGGTGCGCGCGGTCGTCAACCATATCGAGGTGGTTCCACGTGGTCTGGGCGTACGGACGGACGAGGACATCGCCCGGGCGGTGGCGACAGCGCTGGAAGAGAACCCGGCGATTCCGCACGAGCGGATCAAGATCCGGGTCGAAGAAGGCCGGGTGACGCTGGAGGGCGAGGTCGACTGGCACTACCAGCGACGCGAAGCCGAGGAGACGGCGCGGCGCATCACTGGCGTCAAGTCAGTGATCAACCTGATCACGGTGCGGCAGCCGACGGTCGCACCAGAAGACATCAAGCGGCAGATCGAGCAGGCCTTCGTGCGCCATGCCGAGATCGATGCCGAGAACATCCAGGTGCGCGTCGAAGAAGGTGGACACGTGATCCTCTCCGGGACGGTGCGTTCCTGGGCCGAGCGCAAGGAGGCCGAGGAGGCAGCCTGGCGCGCACCAGGCGTTACCAAGGTGACCAACTTGATCCGCGTCCAAGTACCGTGAAGCCAGTCCAGCGAGTACACGGGCCCCGGGGGCAGCCCAGGGGCCCGTTCTTCCTGGTCACGACAGGGCGATCGAGCGTACGCAATGCGTTCTCGAGTCCGTAAGGAGAGCAGCAGCCCTCGGGAGCGTCGCCACCTCGGGCAGTTCCGGGTCGTTTCCCCGACAGCTGTCGGGAATCGGTCGAGACGGGTCCCAACGCGAGGACGAAACCTGATCACAAGCGACCCCGCACGAGTCACGCACGGGGCATGCTGCTCGATCGCTTCCACGGGCAATCAGGCAGTCTGCACCACACCGACTCTTGACGAGCGGGCTACTTGCGCGTACGCTACTGATGTGGCTTCCGGGAACGGTTGGGCTGAACGGCGAAGGCGATACGAACCGGCAAGCCACGAAAAAGCGAGATGACGATGTTGCGCGACGCACAAGCGGCGGAGCGTTTGGTGTTTTCTTTTTTCGTTACGCAGATTGCGGCGAGAACGCGCGCGGCGAGACGCAGAGTTCTTCAGCGGGACGGAAAGGGGGTGCGAGAAGCGAGCGGGCCGGGTAGAGTCAGTGTTCTCATCGAGATCGAGTTCGCGCGCGGACGTAGCGGGAGATACCGCAAGCGGTAGACGACCGAGAGCAGTGTTGCACATGCACAGAGGAGGAGACCCGATGGCTGACGAGACCCGGATGTTTGGGCGGACACTTTCCCGACGCGCTGTTTTGCGGGGGGTGGCAGCCGGACTAGCGCTACCTGCAGTGAGCGCGCTCCTGGCTGCGTGCGGCGGTCAAGCCACGCCGACACCAGCCCCTGCGCCGGCACAGACACCGGCTGCGGCCCAAACCCCGGCAGCAGCGGCGACACCGGAGGCGAAGCCGGTCACGTTGGCGATCCTGCACTTCAGCGTGATCGAAGGAACCACCTGGTCCGGAGCCCATGACCGGGCGGGCAAGCGACTGGCTGAGAAGTACCCGAACCTGAAATACATCTACCGCGAGCAGGTCGGGCCCGACCAGACCGTTCCCTTCGCCGAGGAGATGATCGCCAAGGAGCAGGCCGACATCATCGTCGGCAATGCCGAGTTCATCGGGATGCCACTGCTGGATATCGTCGATAAGTACCCCGACAAGATCTTCGTCGCGGTGACGACCAGCGACCTGACCACGCGGCCCAATTTCATCCGCATCTTCCCGCGACAGTACCAATCGCTCTACCTCGAGGGGCTGATCGCAGCCGCGCTCACCAAGACGGGGAACGTCGGGATCGTCTCGGCCTATCCGAACCTGCAGGTGTTGCGACGACAAGCCGGCTTCGTGCTGGGTGTGCAGGAAGCAGCCAAGAAGCTCAATAAGGATGTGAAGGTTCATATCAAATACGTCGGTGACTGGTACCTGCCGGCCGAAGAGCGAGCCGTCGCCGAGACGTTGGCTACCCAGTACAACTGCGACGTGCTTACCCAGCAGACCGACTCGGGTTCGACGCTCGACGTGTGCAAGGCACGCGGGCTCTGGTTCGTCGGCAAGGACATGGACACCGTCTGCTTCTACAAGTGGGCGACCACCGACACGGTAGCCATTTCCTTCGATACTCGGTGGGAGGTCATTTACGATAAGATCATCCAGGCTTTCCTGAAGGGGGAGAAGCCACCGGAAATCATCTTCCCGGGCATGGAGTCGTCGATCACGCTGGCCGACGGGACCGAGGTCACGACGACCGACATCATGAACGACTGCAAGGTCGGCGTCGATGCGATCAGCCCGAAGGCCCGGGACCTGCTCCCGAAGGAGATCATCGACCTGGTCGCGGAGCGGCGCGAGGGGATGCGCAAGGGAACCTTCGATCCCTTCACGGAGCACGCACTGGTGAGCAACGGGACAGGGCTGGAGGTTGAGGGGCTACCCATCCCGCCGAAGGGGACCGTGGTCAAGAAAGCTGGAGAGAAGCCGACCGACGAGTTCCTGCTCCAGAAGATCAACTTCGATCTGGACGGCGTCAACATCCTGCCCTGAGAGCGAGAGACGGAAGGATGCGTCGACGGGCGAGAGTCGAAAGGCGTGGGCGCGCTGAGCCGACCCTCGCCCGTCGCCTGTTTCTGTAGGCTTACTGAAGCATGGGAGCGACGATGGGTGGGGACGGAGCTGGGCGCATCGTGTTGGAAGCGCGGGGGATCACCAAGCGCTTCGGAACGGTCGTCGCCAACGATCACGTCGATCTCACCATCCGGGCTGGCGAACTCCACGCCATTCTCGGCGAGAACGGCGCCGGCAAGACAACGCTCATGCGTATCCTCTTTGGTGAACTCCAGCCGGACGAGGGAGAACTTTACCTGAACGGGCAGCGTGTCCACTTCCGCAGCCCGCGCGATGCGCTCCGCCAGGGGATCGGAATGGTTCACCAGGAACGGAAGCTGATCCCAGCGCACACCGCGTTAGAAAACATCGTGCTGGGCCACCCCAAGACGCGACCGATCCTGAACTTGAAAGAGGCCGAGCGTGACGTGCAGGCTCTCTGCGAGCGCTACGGTTTCCGCATCCCGCTACATGCCAAGGTCTGGCAACTCTCGGAGGGTGAGAAACAGATCGTCGAGATCATCAAGGAACTCTACCATGGTGCGCGCATTTTGATCCTGGACGAGCCGACCTCCGTGCTGTCCCCACCGGAGATCGTCAAGCTACTGGAATCGCTCACCAAGATGGCCAAGGAAGACCTGGCCGTCATCCCCTTCATCACGCACAAGCTCCCAGTCGTGCTGGAGTACTGTGACCGGGTCACCATTTTGCGTCGCGGCCGCGTCGTGGCGGAGATGGAGACGCGCCAAGCGACCGAGCAAACGCTGGCTTCAGCGATGGTGGGGCGCGAGGTCATGCTCCAGCTGGAGCGGGTCGAGGTGCCTCTCGGTGAGCCGGTCGTGCAAGTGCAGGACCTGTGGGTACGCGACGACCGTGGCCTCTTCGCCGTGCAAGGACTTTCCTTCGAGATCCGCACGGGCGAGATCTTCGGCATCGCCGGTGTGGCGGGAAACGGCCAAGAGCCGCTGGCGGAAGCATTGGCTGGCCTGCGACCGGTCGAGAGAGGCTCGATCACGCTGAGTGGGCGAGACATCACGCGAGCACCGGTGCTTGAGCGCTGGCGGCAGGGACTGGGCTACATCCCCACCGAGCGGCGCGACGTCGGATCGATCCCGAACTTTTCGCTGGTCGACAACGTGCTGCTCAATTATCACTTCGAGCCGGAGTTCTCGCAGTGGGGCGTGCTTGCGACTGGTCGGGCTCGCGCGCTGACGGAGCGGATCCTCCAGGAATACAGCGTGGTCGCGGCTGGACCGGATGCGCCGGCTCGCTCGCTCTCCGGTGGGAACCTGCAGAAGGTGATCCTGGGGCGGGTTCTCTCGCGCCGGCCGCGTTTTCTCATCGCTTGTCTGCCGACACATGGGCTGGATGTGGGAGCAGCCGAGTTCGTCCAGCAACGCCTGCTGGACGCCAAACGGGAAGGAATGGCGATCCTGTTGATCTCGGAAGACTTGGACGAGATCCTGGCGCTCAGCGACCGGATCGCGGCCATCTACGAAGGACAGTTCACCGGCATCGTATCCGCACGCGAGGCTACCAAGGAACTCGTCGGTGAGCTGATGGCTGGACTGCGACGGGAGCGCGTATGAGGGCAGTCATCGGAAATTACACGATACGGATCGAGCGACGCGCTGACCTGCGCTGGTGGCATACGGTCGTGGCCTCGGTTCTCGCGATCCTCGTTTCCCTCTTCCTGGTCGGTTTTGCCTTCCTTCGGGCCGGAGCCGACCCGCTCGAGGTCTATCGGGAGATCATCGCTTACGCGTTCGTGAGCTCCTTTGGTTTGCCACAGACGATCAACCGGGCAACTTTCGTCCTGCTGGCCGCCTTCGCATTGATCGTGCCGCTGCGGGCCGGCCTTTGGAACATCGGGATGCCTGGGCAGCTGTATGCCGCGACGCTCGCGGCCTTCGGGGTCGCCTACGCCTTCGGTGCCAAGGCATCGGTGAACGCTCAGCTCAACGGAGCGATCGTCATCCCACTGATGGTCATCGCGGGTCTGATCGCGAGCGGACTGTACGGAGCGATCGCGGGATTCCTGCGCGGGCGTCTCCAAGTGAACGAGATCGTCACGACCATGATGCTCAACTGGGCTATGCTGTGGATCGTCGCCCACATGATCCGCGAAGGTGGCCCCTTCATGGGTCGAACAGCGGAAGGCGAGGGCTTCACCTTGCCCACTGCGATCCGCATGCCTCAGATACTGGGGCTGCCGCTGACCGTTTATGCGGCGGTGCTCCTCGCGCTCGTCTTGACCTGGTTCCTGGCCAAGACGACGTTGGGCTATCGCATCAGGACGTTCGGGGAGAGCCCCCGCGCAGCCGAGTACGCGGGGATCGACGCGACTCGGATCAGTACTCTCGTCTTCGTCCTGGGCGGCATGTTCGCTGGACTCGCGGGTCTCCATTACTTCACTGGCGTGCCGGGGGTTTACAAGATTCCCAAGAACTACGGTGAGTTCGCCGATTTCAGCTTCTACGGCTTGATCACCGGATTGATCGCACGCAATAACCCGATCGCTGCCATTCCGGTGGCGATCCTGTTCGGCGGCGTTTCGGGTGGAGCGCGTTTCATGCAGGGCAAGCTCCGCCTGGCCTTCGGGATCGATTACGCTCTGCTCGGTGTGTTGATGATCATGATGGTCGCCTTCCAGGCGTTGGCACAGTATTCGGTGCGGATCGAGCGGGCGGTGACCGCGCCTGCTCGGCAGGTGGGGCTGGAGAGGGGCGAGAGCCGTGTCGAGTCTCCTCGTCATTAGTCTCGCAGCGGCGGCTGTTTTCGCCATCGCAGCGCTCGGGGAACTGCTCGAGCAGCGGGCAGGAATCCTGAACGTGGGCCTCGAGGGTGTGATGCTTCTCAGTGGGACCTTCGGCTTCATCGCTGCCAAAACGAGCGGGAGCTACCTCCAAGGGTTCACGATCGCCATCCTGACTGGTGCGCTGGTCGGGCTCCTGCACGGCTTCTTTTCCATCACTCTGGGGAGCAATCAAGTCGTCAATGGGATGGCGATCTGGATTCTCGGCTTCGGGCTCACGACGTACATCGGCTATCCCTACACCGGGCCGCTGGGGCTCAAACCGTTCCCGACCCTCGGCGGGCTTCCCACGTTCTTCGTCGTAGCGCTGGTGCTGGCGGTCGCCATCTGGTTTCTCCTCTTCAAGACGCACCTCGGGCTCAAGCTCCGCTCGGTCGGTGAAAATCCCTCCGTCGCGGAGGCATCGGGCATCTCCGTCACGGGGATGCGCTATTTGGCAGCCGCGCTGGCCGGTATGCTGGTCGGGCTGGGGGGTGCCGTTTACTCGCTCGTCTACAACCCGGTGTGGAGCTACAACTATTTGCAGGGCTGGGGATTCATCGCACTGGCACTGGTCTTCTTCTCGCTCTGGAACCCGTTCCTGGTCGTCGTCGGCGCGATTTTCTTCGGGATCCTCTGGCAGCTTTCGCTCTATCCGGAACTCCTGTTCCCGAACATCTTCTCGCGCTACATCTGGCGAGCGATGCCGTTCATCATCACGATCCTCGTCTTCATCCTGCTTTCCACTCGCTGGTTCCGTCTCCGCTGGGGCGCGACCAAGCCGGAGGCACTGGGGATCGCCTACGAGCGTCAGGGCTGACCAGAACTGCTTCGGTCCGAGCGGGGCGGGCGAGCGCGTACGAATCGCCCGCCTTTTTGCGCCGATTCGACATGTTCGCAGGGAATCCAGCAACCAGCGCTCAGCGCGCCCGGCACCCTTTTCCCATCACTGCTTGGCCGATTCGGCTGACTCGGGGACGAAGCCGAAGCGCTGAACCGGCTCTGGGCCGGGGGATGCTGACCTGGTCTCCTCGGGTGTCGATTCCAGGACGCGCCACGATCGCGGTAGCCGAGACTGCAGGAGATCGCGGAAAGGCGGGACGATGGCTTGGGCGAGAGGCGAAGTCGCGCGCTGCTCGCGCAAGAGGGCGATCTCGTCCGGTCGCAGCTCCCCGAGGAGCGAGAGGCCGGCATGCCCAGCCCCGACCAGGAGAAAGCGTTCGCCCACCCGGACGATATGGATCACACCGCTGCCCGCCAGCGACAACGTATCGACCAGTTCCAAGAGCTGGGACTGCGAGACGCTCGCGGCGACGCGGCGGTTGAGTGAGCGAAGGACGCGGATCGTGGCATAGGCAGCGACGACGACGATCACGGTCGGGACGAGCATCGCCGCGAAGAGATCCCAGAGCGAACCACCAGGTGAGGCACCGGTTGGCTGCTCGGCCAACTCCGCATAGCCGCGTGCGAGGAACTCGCCGGCGGGAGCAGTCGGGGCCGGTGCGGCCGGGCCCGGCGAACGGGTGACTGACCAGGCCAGACCGGCGAGGAGGGCGAACAGGAAGACGAACGCGAGGACGGCCCACTGGCGAGGGAGACGGGAGAGGAGAGGTAGACGAGGCATCACGTGCCGCCACCCTCCGCCAGCCGCTTCTCGGGCGAGACGATCTCGGTGATGCGGACGGCGAACTTTTCGTCGACGACCACGACCTCGCCGCGAGCGATCAGCGTCTTGTTGATGGTCAGCTCAACCGGCTCACCAGCGAGGCGATCGAGTTCGACGACCGAACCGGGCCGCAGACCGAGGATGTGCTTGATGCGCATGCGAGCCGAACCGAGTTCAGCAGTCAGCTCGACTTCCACGTCACGCAAGAAATCGATGCCCTGGCGACCGTTGCCGATCGGCTGATCGCGCAGGTCGACGAAGCGCGCCTCCTGGATCGGGGTTTCGGGAGGCCGAACCGAGCTGGGCTCCTGGCCGCGGTTCAGGGTGTCGTCACGGTCGGCCATAGGGCAGTGCCTCCTTCCTGATCGAGCTCCTCGTCGCGTGGCCAATCCTCGGTGAGCGTCCCAGCGATGCGTATCGCGAGGGAACGCCCACGCTGGCCAGGAAACGCATAGAAGCATGGCTCGTTCTCGACATAGACTGCGAGGGGAAACGAGACGTCCTGGTCGAGCACGAGGACATCGCCAGGTTCCAGTGCCAGCAGTTCCCGCACGGTGAGGCGGGCGCGACCGAGCTCCACTCGTAACTGGAGCGAGACTTCCTCGAGTTGCGCCATGAGATCGGCGATCACCTGAGGAGAGGTCGCGCGCCGGGGATTGGCAAAGAGGACCCGAGCATTGAGACGGGGCAGGACCGGCTCGAGCGTCGAGGCGGGGAGGACGACCGTGAAGGTCCCCTCGCTTTCGAACAAGCGCACCTGGTGCTGGACGAGCAAAACGATCTCGCTCGGCATCATGCCCTGGATCTGCTGGCCGGAGAGGACGACTTCACACGGCT from Thermomicrobium roseum DSM 5159 encodes:
- a CDS encoding Hsp20/alpha crystallin family protein; the protein is MLERWNPVAEAERMLTEMNRLMSEVFERPLVRARLVAWRPATDVYETGDALVIRLAVPGARPEDLEVTVEQNVVTIRGQYGYRLSEEEAKQATWYRREIASGEFAESITLPVPVNIEDAKATVENGIITLTFPKAEEARVKRIPIQVAR
- a CDS encoding ABC transporter permease, whose product is MRAVIGNYTIRIERRADLRWWHTVVASVLAILVSLFLVGFAFLRAGADPLEVYREIIAYAFVSSFGLPQTINRATFVLLAAFALIVPLRAGLWNIGMPGQLYAATLAAFGVAYAFGAKASVNAQLNGAIVIPLMVIAGLIASGLYGAIAGFLRGRLQVNEIVTTMMLNWAMLWIVAHMIREGGPFMGRTAEGEGFTLPTAIRMPQILGLPLTVYAAVLLALVLTWFLAKTTLGYRIRTFGESPRAAEYAGIDATRISTLVFVLGGMFAGLAGLHYFTGVPGVYKIPKNYGEFADFSFYGLITGLIARNNPIAAIPVAILFGGVSGGARFMQGKLRLAFGIDYALLGVLMIMMVAFQALAQYSVRIERAVTAPARQVGLERGESRVESPRH
- the fliN gene encoding flagellar motor switch protein FliN encodes the protein MADRDDTLNRGQEPSSVRPPETPIQEARFVDLRDQPIGNGRQGIDFLRDVEVELTAELGSARMRIKHILGLRPGSVVELDRLAGEPVELTINKTLIARGEVVVVDEKFAVRITEIVSPEKRLAEGGGT
- a CDS encoding ABC transporter permease, whose protein sequence is MSSLLVISLAAAAVFAIAALGELLEQRAGILNVGLEGVMLLSGTFGFIAAKTSGSYLQGFTIAILTGALVGLLHGFFSITLGSNQVVNGMAIWILGFGLTTYIGYPYTGPLGLKPFPTLGGLPTFFVVALVLAVAIWFLLFKTHLGLKLRSVGENPSVAEASGISVTGMRYLAAALAGMLVGLGGAVYSLVYNPVWSYNYLQGWGFIALALVFFSLWNPFLVVVGAIFFGILWQLSLYPELLFPNIFSRYIWRAMPFIITILVFILLSTRWFRLRWGATKPEALGIAYERQG
- a CDS encoding flagellar motor switch protein FliM, whose amino-acid sequence is MSLSRTRPTTRAARRERGKPIPYDFRRPDKFSKDHIRSIQSIHEAFDRFASNYLSAQVRSAVHCELGPIEQTTLGDYLDRLPSQVVLCIAELEPLVGRIVLEIDFATASRLVDRMLGGAGEERPPFTATTITEIELLLLRELGNGLFGELAAAWEQVIRLQPQPCEVVLSGQQIQGMMPSEIVLLVQHQVRLFESEGTFTVVLPASTLEPVLPRLNARVLFANPRRATSPQVIADLMAQLEEVSLQLRVELGRARLTVRELLALEPGDVLVLDQDVSFPLAVYVENEPCFYAFPGQRGRSLAIRIAGTLTEDWPRDEELDQEGGTALWPTVTTP
- a CDS encoding ABC transporter ATP-binding protein, with product MGGDGAGRIVLEARGITKRFGTVVANDHVDLTIRAGELHAILGENGAGKTTLMRILFGELQPDEGELYLNGQRVHFRSPRDALRQGIGMVHQERKLIPAHTALENIVLGHPKTRPILNLKEAERDVQALCERYGFRIPLHAKVWQLSEGEKQIVEIIKELYHGARILILDEPTSVLSPPEIVKLLESLTKMAKEDLAVIPFITHKLPVVLEYCDRVTILRRGRVVAEMETRQATEQTLASAMVGREVMLQLERVEVPLGEPVVQVQDLWVRDDRGLFAVQGLSFEIRTGEIFGIAGVAGNGQEPLAEALAGLRPVERGSITLSGRDITRAPVLERWRQGLGYIPTERRDVGSIPNFSLVDNVLLNYHFEPEFSQWGVLATGRARALTERILQEYSVVAAGPDAPARSLSGGNLQKVILGRVLSRRPRFLIACLPTHGLDVGAAEFVQQRLLDAKREGMAILLISEDLDEILALSDRIAAIYEGQFTGIVSAREATKELVGELMAGLRRERV
- a CDS encoding BON domain-containing protein; translated protein: MARVRTDEEIHQDVLDELDWDPEVDAKDVGVTVHDGVVTLTGTVDSFLKKWAAERAALRVEGVRAVVNHIEVVPRGLGVRTDEDIARAVATALEENPAIPHERIKIRVEEGRVTLEGEVDWHYQRREAEETARRITGVKSVINLITVRQPTVAPEDIKRQIEQAFVRHAEIDAENIQVRVEEGGHVILSGTVRSWAERKEAEEAAWRAPGVTKVTNLIRVQVP
- a CDS encoding BMP family ABC transporter substrate-binding protein, which encodes MADETRMFGRTLSRRAVLRGVAAGLALPAVSALLAACGGQATPTPAPAPAQTPAAAQTPAAAATPEAKPVTLAILHFSVIEGTTWSGAHDRAGKRLAEKYPNLKYIYREQVGPDQTVPFAEEMIAKEQADIIVGNAEFIGMPLLDIVDKYPDKIFVAVTTSDLTTRPNFIRIFPRQYQSLYLEGLIAAALTKTGNVGIVSAYPNLQVLRRQAGFVLGVQEAAKKLNKDVKVHIKYVGDWYLPAEERAVAETLATQYNCDVLTQQTDSGSTLDVCKARGLWFVGKDMDTVCFYKWATTDTVAISFDTRWEVIYDKIIQAFLKGEKPPEIIFPGMESSITLADGTEVTTTDIMNDCKVGVDAISPKARDLLPKEIIDLVAERREGMRKGTFDPFTEHALVSNGTGLEVEGLPIPPKGTVVKKAGEKPTDEFLLQKINFDLDGVNILP
- a CDS encoding flagellar biosynthetic protein FliO; this translates as MPRLPLLSRLPRQWAVLAFVFLFALLAGLAWSVTRSPGPAAPAPTAPAGEFLARGYAELAEQPTGASPGGSLWDLFAAMLVPTVIVVVAAYATIRVLRSLNRRVAASVSQSQLLELVDTLSLAGSGVIHIVRVGERFLLVGAGHAGLSLLGELRPDEIALLREQRATSPLAQAIVPPFRDLLQSRLPRSWRVLESTPEETRSASPGPEPVQRFGFVPESAESAKQ